Sequence from the Rhodothermales bacterium genome:
GTGGGGTGGTTTGCACTCCATGAAGGATGGCAGATCGCCACGGCCGTGCCCGATGGGATCCACCGGGTCCGCTCGACGTACCCGGCGCCGGTGGCCTACCCCGGTCGGTTGTTTGATCTCGTGATCGATCTGACGGCTTTCTCCATACAACCGATGCTTAACGAGCCCAGCGAGCCAGTCACAGTGCCGTGGACGTACGCTCTGTCGGTCCTGGAATCGGGAGGGCCGGCCTGAGAGGGGCGGGAGGCATCGATTTGTTTGTCGAATAGCCGCGAAAGCGGCTCGTTGGTAAGAGAAGAATATAAAAAGCGAAACGGCTTGGTTTCCCGGGCGTACCCTGCTAACGTATTCCATCTGGCAGGTTGGCCCACGCCGCTGTTATTCTGCTTTCGCACGCTAGGTTAAAAGGAAATTCCATGACAGCCCTGGGTTTTGTGAGCATCACGCTGATCGTGCTCGTCTTTTTTGCTGCGCTTTATGGCGTGGTGGAACTGATCGGGCGCGCCGCGGAACGCCGTTACCGCACGGCGGCCCAGGAGGCCCTGGATCGATACTGGAAGCAAAACAAAGACGAACTGCGACTCGATGTCCCCTGTCCGAACTGCAACCTTCGGTTCGACGCGCCGGACCAGACCTATTTCGAGTGCCCGCACTGTGCCTTCTTGCTCACCACCGAATGGATCAAAAACTACCACCACCGAAAGATGAAGGAGGAGTGGGAGAATAGCTTCTCCGGGCGCTTCTATCGCATTGCGCCCGAGGCGCCGGCCAAACGATGAACGTTACCAGGAGACCGACAGGTCGAACGAAGGCTGTAAACCCAGGTCGTATACGTCTACATTGACGAACGAAAAGCCAAGCGCCGGCCGGTCCGGATTGTACACCTGCACCGGGTCCCTGTACCAGGTATTCGCCCGGCCGTAGAGGTTGTAAACCGATACTCGCGCATCGACGCGGATACCCCCGAATGGCCGGCTGAACCGTACCCCCCCGTCGAGCCGGTGGTAGTCGGGCAAATAGTCCCGCTCGATGGGATCGTCGTACGCCAGAATGTTGGGGGTGCCCGTGGCGTAGTACCAGGTGGCGTACGCCGTGAACGTGCGAAGCAAGGGGATGGCGATATGCGATGAAAACTGGTGCCTCCGATCCCACTCCGCCGGAAACCGCTCTCCCTGATTGACACGCCCGTTCTGCAACTCTACCCGAGACAGGGTATAACTGGACGTCCAGCTGATCGTACCGATCAGCTGACGGTACATCGCCTCGATACCTGTCGCATACGCCCTGTTATCCGAAAACCAGGGCACAAAACGGTTGTCGTTGGCGGTGGTGATGCCCGCAGGCGCGTTGATTTCGTGACGCCGGATGTTCGCGTGATTTCGCGAGTAGGCCTCGACTTGCAGCGAGGCGGAACGGTGCGGTTTGATGTATACGCCGGCCGTGAGGTTGTTGACCTCGCTGGGCTTCGATGCCCCCGTGGTCATGATCCACACGCTCGCGCTGTTCGTGTTCTGAAGATAGAGGTGGTGTAAAAACTGGTAATTCTTGCTAAACCCGAGCTTAAACGAAATCGGTTTGCCCGGTAACACCGTCACTTGCGCGCGAGGCGACAGTTTGAAGGTGTTCCCCTGCGTGAAATAGTGACTCCGGAGGCCGAGGTGAAGATCGACATATTCCAGATCCGTTGTTTCATACTGCACAAAAGCATCACCCTGGATGGCAAAATAATCTTCCTGAAACTCCGGCCGGCTCGCCGAACGCTCATGGTAAAACAGGGCGTAATAGTTCGCGGCCATCCCCATCGTCCATTGACCCGAATACGCCGGCGTCAGATTGAGAAACTCGGCCCATTGTAGATCGAACAACTCATTTTCGTACTCGAATGGGAAGATGAAATTTCTCGGCTGCCCCGTCTGATTGTTGATGCGCGTGAATACAAAGTCATCTTTCCCGAAGAAGCTGCGATAGTGGCTGCCGGCAAGTAGGGACTGCAGATATGCGCGCCGGCCGATCGGCCGATAAAATTGAAGGCTCAAGGCCTCATTCCCCCACCGGTTGCGTGTCTCGACATCGCGAGTGACCGCCCCAAGGACATTGGTCACGGAGTCCCGCTCGGCGTAGACACGCTCTGCATTGAGCAGGGTGTGATTCCCGCCGAGGTACAACGTCGCCATGCGCCGGCGTCCATCCGGGGCCTCCGTGTAGATCTTGGCGTGGAGGTCATAGAAGCGAGCCGCGCCGGCGCGGGGGGTTACAAGGCGGTTTTCAACGCCGGCGTATTCTGGCGGCAGGGCGCTTTTCGACCGACTTACGTCCAACCCCATCAGGACGAGGTTCTCGTTATTCAACCAGTCTATGGCGTCGATGTACGAATGCCGGCCCGAAACCAGCCAACTCGATCGGCCGACCCCGATAGGGCCTTCAAGCGTCCCGCGGACGGCGGTGCTGCTTGCCCCAAGTGCTCCGCGCAGCCGGTTCAACGAACCCGTGCGGGTGATAAACGACATAGTACCCCCTGGTGGGGCGAAGTAACTGGCCGGAGCGATGTCGTAATAAAACCCGACCGTCTGCAGCGCATCGCTATTAAAGACGTCGAAGAAGCCGAAGAAGTGGTTCTGGTTGTAGATCGAGGCGCCATCCAGCAGCACTTGAAACCCATCGGCCTTGCTGCCGCGCACGTTTAGCCCGTCGGTCATGGCCGGTGAGACGGCTACCATGGGCAAAGGCTGCAGGCCGCGCAGTACGCTGCTCTCGCTAAGCGAAGAAAACCGGTCTGTGTGCAACAGGTAGAGCCAGGTCGT
This genomic interval carries:
- a CDS encoding TonB-dependent receptor; translated protein: MKRVPELRCVSFLYALLLLVGTTGTASAQTFSYTNAPLNEVIADIQLRGGYRFLFRDALIVSKLITLNCQAIDLVPSLEAALATQRIDMRFDAAHRQILLFEPAADASPAPGVVSGQVIDAESGGRLPFASVSWVQDGRIRGVTTNDAGVFTLRIDNAFAAQPTVDLHISYIGYQTTVWRMVAGAYPEELSIRLVPEPIRGQEVLVSSSILQTDLDTTWLYLLHTDRFSSLSESSVLRGLQPLPMVAVSPAMTDGLNVRGSKADGFQVLLDGASIYNQNHFFGFFDVFNSDALQTVGFYYDIAPASYFAPPGGTMSFITRTGSLNRLRGALGASSTAVRGTLEGPIGVGRSSWLVSGRHSYIDAIDWLNNENLVLMGLDVSRSKSALPPEYAGVENRLVTPRAGAARFYDLHAKIYTEAPDGRRRMATLYLGGNHTLLNAERVYAERDSVTNVLGAVTRDVETRNRWGNEALSLQFYRPIGRRAYLQSLLAGSHYRSFFGKDDFVFTRINNQTGQPRNFIFPFEYENELFDLQWAEFLNLTPAYSGQWTMGMAANYYALFYHERSASRPEFQEDYFAIQGDAFVQYETTDLEYVDLHLGLRSHYFTQGNTFKLSPRAQVTVLPGKPISFKLGFSKNYQFLHHLYLQNTNSASVWIMTTGASKPSEVNNLTAGVYIKPHRSASLQVEAYSRNHANIRRHEINAPAGITTANDNRFVPWFSDNRAYATGIEAMYRQLIGTISWTSSYTLSRVELQNGRVNQGERFPAEWDRRHQFSSHIAIPLLRTFTAYATWYYATGTPNILAYDDPIERDYLPDYHRLDGGVRFSRPFGGIRVDARVSVYNLYGRANTWYRDPVQVYNPDRPALGFSFVNVDVYDLGLQPSFDLSVSW